A genomic segment from Tessaracoccus defluvii encodes:
- a CDS encoding HIT family protein: protein MPEFESSDSLVGVPDAFQRLWTPHRMVYINGEGKPKGEGDCPFCVAPGRSDEDGLIVARGETAFIVMNLFPYSPGHLLVCPYRHVADYTDLTPEETIEFAELTQQAMRVTRRVSAPHGFNLGMNQGSVAGAGISMHLHQHVVPRWAGDSNFMPIVAQTRAVPQLLGDARRLLAEAWDA, encoded by the coding sequence ATGCCTGAGTTCGAGAGCAGCGACTCCCTCGTCGGGGTCCCGGACGCCTTCCAGCGTCTGTGGACCCCGCACCGGATGGTCTACATCAACGGTGAGGGCAAGCCGAAGGGCGAGGGGGACTGCCCGTTCTGCGTCGCGCCGGGGCGCTCCGACGAGGACGGCCTGATCGTCGCCCGCGGCGAGACGGCCTTCATCGTGATGAACCTCTTCCCCTACTCGCCGGGGCACCTGCTCGTGTGCCCGTACCGGCACGTCGCCGACTACACGGACCTGACGCCGGAGGAGACCATCGAGTTCGCCGAGCTGACGCAGCAGGCGATGCGGGTCACTCGCCGCGTCTCCGCGCCGCACGGCTTCAACCTCGGCATGAACCAGGGGTCGGTCGCCGGGGCGGGGATCTCGATGCACCTCCACCAGCATGTGGTGCCCCGCTGGGCGGGTGACTCGAACTTCATGCCGATCGTCGCGCAGACCCGGGCCGTCCCGCAGCTTCTGGGCGATGCCCGTCGGCTGCTGGCGGAGGCGTGGGACGCCTGA
- a CDS encoding glycosyltransferase family 4 protein — translation MKVALVCPYSLDQPGGVARHVLGLAGWLREHGHDARVVAPGTNPPGGPVPVTLLGRGVPLRFNGSVAHLALRPAQLRRALSAVAFADVVHVHEPLTPGLGFGVARRSPSLVVTHHASFDPGPLSRPLRTVARLLPRRIALAVSAAAADTAEAVTGNRPDIVPNAIVLPPPPPAPRPEDAPVVFVGRGGEPRKGYPTFLQVAAAMPDTRFVAAGPGTVAADNVTALGQVTDAELSDLLGEAAVLVAPNGFGESFGMILIEALAHGAAVVASDLPAFRDVCDDPAVATFFPVGDVTAAVAAVRDRLWDPVDPERARRSVEAFTWDAVGPRIVDAYGRAAALRPGAHGMF, via the coding sequence GTGAAGGTGGCCCTCGTCTGCCCGTACTCCCTGGACCAGCCGGGGGGTGTGGCCCGGCACGTGCTGGGGCTGGCCGGGTGGTTGCGGGAGCACGGCCACGACGCCCGGGTCGTCGCGCCGGGCACTAACCCGCCCGGGGGACCGGTGCCCGTCACCCTCCTCGGACGTGGCGTCCCCCTCCGGTTCAACGGCTCGGTCGCGCACCTGGCGCTGCGGCCGGCCCAGCTGCGCCGCGCCCTGTCCGCCGTGGCATTCGCCGACGTGGTCCACGTGCACGAACCCCTGACCCCCGGGCTCGGGTTCGGGGTCGCACGCAGGTCGCCGTCGCTCGTGGTGACGCACCACGCGTCGTTCGACCCGGGCCCCCTGAGCCGCCCGCTCCGGACGGTCGCGCGGCTCCTGCCCCGACGGATCGCACTCGCCGTGAGCGCGGCCGCGGCCGACACGGCCGAAGCCGTCACCGGGAACCGTCCGGATATCGTCCCCAACGCGATCGTCCTGCCCCCGCCGCCGCCGGCTCCCCGGCCCGAGGACGCTCCCGTGGTCTTCGTCGGCCGCGGTGGAGAGCCACGCAAGGGGTACCCGACGTTCCTGCAGGTCGCCGCCGCGATGCCCGACACACGGTTCGTCGCCGCCGGCCCCGGAACGGTCGCCGCCGACAACGTCACGGCTCTCGGGCAGGTCACGGACGCCGAGCTCAGCGACCTCCTGGGGGAGGCCGCCGTGCTCGTGGCCCCGAACGGCTTCGGTGAGTCGTTCGGCATGATCCTCATCGAGGCGCTCGCCCACGGGGCCGCGGTCGTCGCCAGCGACCTGCCCGCCTTCCGCGACGTGTGCGACGATCCCGCCGTCGCCACCTTCTTCCCCGTCGGCGATGTGACGGCGGCGGTGGCAGCGGTGCGGGACCGGCTGTGGGACCCGGTGGATCCTGAGCGCGCGCGCCGCAGCGTCGAGGCCTTCACCTGGGACGCCGTCGGACCGCGGATCGTCGACGCCTACGGGCGTGCGGCGGCGCTCCGGCCAGGGGCGCACGGCATGTTCTAG
- a CDS encoding sirohydrochlorin chelatase: MTAPAIVLVAGGPDEAPVTDAFRLIAASLRKARPDLRIRLARLGGVSPALPDVIADLANHDVGEAVLVPLDLVSAAGHDEELDTFPHSPDIHIAVSRPIGPASEVLNILDERVREALHRGGALEVDGLVLSAPAGGDVRGTSLLGRRARQWSAHHRLPVQVAVDDGDGRATAAAVASLRGQGRRHIAVGSVYLTPTGAYVNQQQAALRAGAIAVTAPVGDTAHLGRLILARYAFGAMELLDGTPTQLKVDDLDGEE; encoded by the coding sequence ATGACTGCACCAGCGATCGTGCTTGTAGCCGGTGGCCCCGACGAGGCCCCGGTTACCGACGCTTTCCGCCTGATTGCCGCCTCCCTCCGGAAGGCGCGCCCCGATCTGCGGATCCGCCTCGCACGACTCGGCGGCGTCTCCCCAGCACTGCCCGACGTCATCGCCGACCTTGCCAACCACGATGTCGGCGAGGCGGTTCTTGTCCCACTTGACCTCGTGTCCGCAGCGGGACACGACGAGGAACTCGATACCTTCCCCCACTCACCCGACATCCACATCGCCGTCAGCCGCCCCATCGGCCCCGCCAGCGAGGTGCTGAACATCCTCGACGAGCGCGTGCGCGAGGCCCTGCACCGCGGCGGCGCCCTCGAGGTCGACGGGCTCGTCCTGTCCGCACCCGCCGGAGGCGACGTCCGTGGCACCTCGCTGCTCGGTCGCCGCGCCCGTCAGTGGTCGGCCCACCACCGCCTTCCGGTCCAGGTCGCGGTCGACGACGGAGACGGTCGTGCCACCGCCGCCGCGGTCGCCTCCCTGCGGGGGCAGGGACGTCGCCACATCGCCGTCGGCAGTGTGTACCTCACCCCCACGGGTGCGTACGTGAACCAGCAGCAGGCGGCACTCCGGGCCGGCGCGATCGCCGTCACGGCCCCGGTCGGAGACACCGCCCACCTGGGCCGTCTGATCCTGGCCCGGTACGCCTTCGGCGCGATGGAACTGCTGGACGGCACCCCGACGCAGCTGAAGGTCGACGATCTGGACGGCGAGGAGTAG
- the ybaK gene encoding Cys-tRNA(Pro) deacylase — MARKPTGTPALQALVAAGVAHRSHEYEHDPRATSFGREAAEALGFEPARVFKTLLAADDRQLVVGIIPVDRKLDLKALAVATGHKKLAMANPEVAERATGMVVGGISPIGQKRLLPTVLDDSALAFETILVSGGRRGLDVELAPGDLIGLVGATVAAVATG; from the coding sequence ATGGCCAGAAAACCCACCGGCACGCCAGCGCTCCAGGCCCTCGTCGCGGCCGGAGTTGCGCACCGCAGCCACGAATACGAGCACGACCCGCGTGCGACCAGCTTCGGCCGCGAGGCAGCCGAGGCGCTGGGGTTCGAGCCGGCGCGCGTCTTCAAGACGCTGCTGGCGGCCGATGACCGGCAGTTGGTGGTCGGCATCATCCCCGTCGACAGGAAGCTCGACCTGAAGGCGCTGGCGGTCGCGACCGGGCACAAGAAGCTGGCCATGGCCAACCCCGAGGTGGCCGAGCGGGCCACGGGAATGGTCGTCGGAGGCATCAGCCCGATCGGGCAGAAGCGGCTCCTCCCGACGGTGCTGGACGACAGCGCCCTCGCTTTCGAGACGATCCTCGTGTCCGGTGGGCGCCGGGGCCTGGACGTCGAGCTCGCCCCCGGAGACCTGATCGGGCTTGTCGGAGCCACAGTGGCGGCCGTCGCCACGGGTTAA
- a CDS encoding enoyl-CoA hydratase/isomerase family protein encodes MTTAQEAPLIWRVDRGVGVLTLNRPARLNAFDAAMAAAWTDACRILVADPDVRAIVLRGEGRAFCAGGDLAALGAAGPADIEALAGVINEGITTLVTSTVPVIAAAHGTTAGGGLGILLASDYAVVGADSRIGCLYADMGLTPDLSVTASLARAVGERRALQLVLTSTLLTAEEAVAWGLVAEVAPPEAVGARAEQVARAIADGAADAYGQAKRLVRSQPGRTFQDQLAEEARTIAAASATPDAQARMQAFLQRSTR; translated from the coding sequence GTGACAACTGCGCAGGAAGCGCCGCTGATCTGGAGGGTCGACCGGGGGGTCGGGGTCCTGACCCTGAACCGGCCCGCCCGGCTCAACGCCTTCGACGCCGCGATGGCCGCGGCCTGGACCGACGCCTGCCGCATCCTGGTCGCCGACCCGGACGTCCGCGCGATCGTGCTCCGCGGCGAGGGTAGGGCCTTCTGTGCCGGGGGTGACCTGGCTGCGCTCGGCGCGGCCGGCCCCGCCGACATCGAGGCGCTCGCGGGGGTCATCAACGAGGGGATCACGACACTCGTCACGTCCACCGTCCCGGTGATCGCCGCCGCCCACGGCACGACTGCGGGCGGCGGACTCGGCATCCTGCTGGCGTCGGACTACGCCGTCGTCGGAGCCGACTCGCGCATCGGCTGTCTGTACGCCGACATGGGGTTGACGCCCGATCTGTCTGTGACGGCGTCGCTGGCCCGCGCCGTCGGCGAACGTCGCGCCCTGCAACTCGTCCTGACCTCCACGCTGTTGACTGCCGAGGAGGCCGTCGCCTGGGGCCTCGTGGCCGAGGTCGCCCCGCCGGAAGCGGTCGGTGCCCGCGCAGAGCAGGTGGCGCGGGCCATCGCCGACGGCGCCGCCGACGCCTACGGGCAGGCGAAGCGGCTGGTCCGCTCGCAGCCGGGACGCACCTTCCAGGATCAACTGGCCGAGGAGGCCCGCACCATCGCCGCGGCCTCCGCCACCCCCGACGCCCAGGCCCGCATGCAGGCCTTCCTTCAGAGGAGCACACGATGA
- a CDS encoding GNAT family N-acetyltransferase, which translates to MADDITLAHHPAENRYELTVDGVLAGRVEYVEDDGVIDMQHTIVDPAFGGRGLGGRIVEYALTDARERGLRVVPTCSFISRFIDTHPDYQDLVTVGG; encoded by the coding sequence ATGGCTGACGACATCACCCTGGCACACCATCCCGCCGAGAACCGCTACGAGCTCACCGTCGACGGCGTCCTCGCCGGGCGCGTCGAATACGTCGAGGACGACGGTGTCATCGACATGCAGCACACGATCGTGGACCCCGCCTTCGGCGGACGCGGCCTGGGTGGGCGGATCGTCGAATACGCGCTGACCGACGCGCGCGAGAGGGGCCTGCGGGTGGTGCCGACCTGCTCGTTCATCTCGCGGTTCATCGACACGCACCCGGACTACCAGGACCTGGTGACCGTCGGCGGGTGA
- a CDS encoding EamA family transporter → MSRMNPVVLVLIAIASVQFGASLAKGVFDAAGPATLAFLRVGIATLVLLAVARPRLRGRTLRDWAVVLAYGLCLTGMNTAIYFSFARIPIGVAVTLEFIGPLALGLIGSRRLLDLVWVGLAAAGVVMLGALPVGIDLAGAALALLAGALWAGYIALAGPVGRRWEDLSALTVGNGVGALLLAVPAIVLAGDAFAQPRVWGIMALVALLSTVIPYALELTARRSIRASTFGILMSLEPAAAALFALILLGEVLGPVELAAMACVIVASVGAIRSARPAPQPAGTTV, encoded by the coding sequence ATGAGCCGCATGAACCCTGTGGTGCTGGTGCTCATCGCCATCGCCTCGGTCCAGTTCGGGGCGTCCCTCGCCAAGGGGGTGTTCGACGCCGCAGGACCTGCGACGCTGGCCTTCCTGCGCGTCGGCATCGCAACTCTGGTCCTGCTCGCCGTCGCCCGTCCGCGTCTGCGGGGGAGGACCCTGCGCGACTGGGCCGTGGTCCTCGCCTACGGACTCTGTCTCACCGGCATGAACACGGCCATCTACTTCTCGTTCGCCAGGATCCCGATCGGGGTCGCCGTCACGTTGGAGTTCATCGGGCCCCTCGCGTTGGGGCTGATCGGGTCACGTCGCCTGCTGGACCTCGTCTGGGTGGGACTGGCGGCGGCCGGTGTCGTCATGCTGGGGGCCCTGCCGGTCGGCATCGACCTCGCGGGCGCCGCGCTCGCGCTGCTGGCCGGAGCCCTGTGGGCCGGCTACATCGCGCTGGCGGGCCCGGTCGGCCGCCGCTGGGAGGACCTCTCGGCGCTCACTGTCGGCAACGGCGTCGGCGCCCTCCTGCTCGCCGTGCCGGCCATCGTGCTGGCCGGAGACGCCTTCGCGCAGCCGCGCGTGTGGGGGATCATGGCGCTCGTCGCGCTCCTCAGCACCGTCATCCCCTACGCACTCGAACTGACGGCGCGTCGCAGCATCCGGGCCTCCACCTTCGGCATCCTGATGAGCCTGGAGCCTGCCGCCGCCGCGCTCTTCGCGCTGATCCTGCTGGGGGAGGTGCTCGGCCCCGTCGAGTTGGCCGCCATGGCCTGTGTCATCGTGGCCTCGGTCGGCGCGATCCGCAGCGCCCGTCCGGCCCCGCAGCCAGCCGGCACCACCGTTTGA
- a CDS encoding sulfite exporter TauE/SafE family protein, whose product MVQWVMLALVGLAAQLVDGSLGMAYGVTSTTLLLAVGTNPAMASATVHLAEIGTTLASGVSHHRFGNIDWRVVARIGIPGALGSFLGATVLSSLSTEAAAPLMAVLLLLLGAYVLVRFTFFGISTKNLGKHLPTRFLAPLGVFAGFVDATGGGGWGPVGTPALLASGRMEPRKVIGTVDASEFLVAIAASLGFLVGLGGQGIVWPMAGALLLGGVIAAPIAAWVVRRLPARILGSAAGSVIVMVNLRSLVRAFDVPEAAHGAVFVTGFTLSALAITWSLRAHLRTRVNPAGVAAAPAAN is encoded by the coding sequence ATGGTGCAGTGGGTGATGCTGGCGTTGGTGGGACTGGCCGCACAGTTGGTCGATGGGTCCCTCGGCATGGCGTACGGGGTGACCTCTACGACGCTACTGCTGGCGGTGGGAACCAACCCTGCGATGGCCTCTGCGACGGTGCATCTGGCAGAGATCGGCACCACCTTGGCGTCCGGTGTCTCCCATCACCGCTTCGGCAATATCGACTGGAGAGTCGTCGCCCGCATCGGCATCCCCGGAGCCCTTGGCTCCTTCCTTGGCGCGACGGTCCTCTCCAGTCTCAGCACCGAGGCCGCGGCTCCCCTGATGGCCGTGCTCCTTCTCCTGCTGGGCGCCTATGTGCTCGTCCGCTTCACATTCTTCGGCATCTCGACGAAGAACCTCGGCAAGCATCTTCCCACCCGGTTCCTCGCCCCACTTGGCGTCTTCGCAGGGTTCGTCGATGCGACCGGTGGCGGAGGCTGGGGTCCCGTGGGTACCCCGGCACTGCTGGCCAGCGGCCGGATGGAGCCGCGGAAGGTCATCGGCACGGTCGACGCGAGCGAGTTCCTCGTCGCCATCGCCGCCAGCCTGGGCTTCCTGGTCGGGCTGGGCGGGCAGGGCATCGTGTGGCCCATGGCGGGGGCACTCCTCCTCGGCGGCGTGATCGCGGCCCCGATCGCAGCATGGGTCGTCCGCCGTCTGCCTGCCCGCATACTCGGGTCTGCGGCAGGTTCAGTGATCGTGATGGTGAATCTTCGCTCACTCGTGCGCGCGTTCGATGTCCCGGAGGCGGCTCACGGTGCGGTGTTCGTCACCGGCTTCACCCTGAGCGCCCTGGCCATCACCTGGTCGCTGCGCGCGCATCTCCGCACGCGCGTCAACCCTGCCGGCGTCGCAGCTGCACCGGCCGCCAACTGA
- the thrS gene encoding threonine--tRNA ligase, whose protein sequence is MSAVVTIRRNDDAEQVALTTTTTGLDIFGEDRTVVAMRVNGETLDLQRELADGDVVEPVLISEPEGLSILRHSAGHVTAQALQSLFAEAKLGIGPPIVDGFYYDFSTDPLTPEDLKAIEKKMGQIVKEKQRFVRRVVSDDAARDELAGEPFKLELISDKGSASDEDGSSVEVGGGELTIYDNVRRDGSVAWKDLCRGPHVPNTGYLGNGWALTRSSAAYWRGDQRNAGLQRVYGTAWPTKDELQAYKTRLEEAAKRDHRKLGQEMDLFSFHEIVGSGLPLFHPRGGVIKRVMEDYVRIRHIEEDFDYVGTPHIAKEELFYTSGHLPYYADGMFPPLLEDAERDEQGNVVKGGQAYRLKAMNCPMHNLIFSSRGRSYRELPLRFFEFGTVYRDEKSGVVQGLTRVRSITQDDSHSYVAKEQAPDEVRHLLRFILSLLTDFGLTDVALEVSTRDEDGKKKDKFIGSDAQWEEATAILQAIADESGLPVVPDPGGAAYYGPKISIQAKDAIGRTWQMSTIQYDFNQPERFKLEYTANDGSHQQPVMIHSAKFGSIERFMGVLIEHYAGAFPAWLAPVQVVAIPVAAEFDEYLGGVVAQLRAAGVRVEFDTSDDRFAKKIRNSAKQKAPYVLIAGGEDRDAGAVSFRFRDGSQRNGVSVADAVAEIVAAISSRTNESPTANA, encoded by the coding sequence ATGAGTGCCGTGGTCACCATCCGCCGCAACGACGATGCGGAACAGGTGGCGCTGACTACCACGACGACCGGGCTCGACATCTTCGGCGAGGACCGCACCGTCGTCGCGATGCGCGTCAACGGCGAAACCCTCGACCTGCAGCGTGAACTGGCCGACGGCGACGTCGTCGAGCCGGTGCTGATCAGCGAGCCCGAGGGCCTGTCGATCCTGCGCCACTCGGCCGGACACGTGACCGCACAGGCGCTGCAGAGCCTCTTCGCCGAGGCGAAGCTCGGCATCGGTCCGCCCATCGTCGACGGCTTCTACTACGACTTCTCCACGGACCCGCTCACCCCCGAGGATCTCAAGGCCATCGAGAAGAAGATGGGCCAGATCGTCAAGGAGAAGCAGCGCTTCGTCCGCCGTGTCGTCTCCGACGACGCGGCCCGCGACGAGCTGGCCGGTGAGCCGTTCAAGCTCGAACTGATCAGCGACAAGGGCAGCGCCTCCGACGAGGACGGCTCCTCCGTCGAGGTCGGCGGCGGCGAGCTGACGATCTACGACAACGTCCGCCGCGACGGCTCCGTCGCGTGGAAGGACCTCTGCCGCGGCCCGCACGTCCCGAACACCGGCTACCTCGGCAACGGCTGGGCCCTGACCCGCTCCTCGGCCGCCTACTGGCGAGGCGACCAGCGCAACGCCGGTCTCCAGCGCGTCTACGGCACCGCCTGGCCCACCAAGGACGAGCTGCAGGCCTACAAGACCCGCCTCGAGGAGGCCGCGAAGCGCGACCACCGCAAGCTGGGCCAGGAGATGGACCTGTTCAGCTTCCACGAGATCGTCGGCTCCGGCCTGCCGCTGTTCCACCCCCGCGGCGGCGTGATCAAGCGCGTCATGGAGGACTACGTCCGCATCCGGCACATCGAGGAGGATTTCGACTACGTCGGCACCCCCCACATCGCCAAGGAGGAGCTGTTCTACACCTCCGGCCACCTGCCCTACTACGCGGACGGCATGTTCCCGCCCCTCCTGGAGGATGCGGAGCGCGACGAGCAGGGCAACGTCGTCAAGGGCGGCCAGGCCTACCGGCTCAAGGCCATGAACTGCCCCATGCACAACCTGATCTTCAGCTCGCGGGGCCGTTCCTACCGTGAGCTTCCGCTGCGCTTCTTCGAGTTCGGCACCGTCTACCGCGACGAGAAGTCCGGCGTCGTCCAGGGGCTCACCCGCGTGCGCTCCATCACCCAGGACGACTCGCACAGCTACGTCGCCAAGGAGCAGGCTCCCGACGAGGTCCGCCACCTGCTGCGCTTCATCCTGTCCCTGCTGACCGACTTCGGCCTGACCGATGTCGCGCTCGAGGTCTCGACCCGCGACGAGGATGGCAAGAAGAAGGACAAGTTCATCGGCTCCGACGCCCAGTGGGAGGAGGCGACGGCCATCCTGCAGGCGATCGCCGACGAGTCGGGCCTGCCCGTCGTGCCCGACCCGGGTGGCGCCGCCTACTACGGCCCGAAGATCTCGATCCAGGCGAAGGACGCCATCGGCCGGACCTGGCAGATGTCGACGATCCAGTACGACTTCAACCAGCCAGAGCGGTTCAAGCTGGAGTACACCGCCAACGACGGCTCGCACCAGCAGCCCGTCATGATCCACTCGGCCAAGTTCGGCTCCATCGAGCGGTTCATGGGCGTCCTGATCGAGCACTACGCCGGCGCATTCCCCGCCTGGCTGGCTCCGGTGCAGGTCGTGGCGATCCCGGTCGCGGCCGAGTTCGACGAGTACCTGGGCGGCGTCGTCGCCCAGCTCCGCGCCGCCGGTGTCCGTGTCGAGTTCGACACCTCGGATGACCGCTTCGCCAAGAAGATCCGCAACTCCGCGAAGCAGAAGGCTCCCTACGTGCTCATCGCCGGGGGAGAGGACCGTGACGCGGGTGCCGTGTCGTTCCGGTTCCGCGACGGCTCGCAGCGCAACGGGGTCTCGGTCGCCGACGCGGTGGCCGAGATCGTCGCGGCGATCTCCTCGCGCACGAACGAGTCCCCGACGGCGAATGCCTGA
- a CDS encoding SDR family oxidoreductase — protein sequence MSTERTLQGRTLLISGGSRGIGLAIALRAAADGANITLLAKTDVPHPRLEGTIHTAADAIRAAGGQALAVVGDVREDADIERAVAETRSTFGGIDAVVNNASVIDLSPSATLTAKKYDLMADVNVRGTFMLSRAAIPALRQSPNPHILSLSPPLNLSPKWLGAHTGYTLAKYGMTMATLGMAAEFARDGIAANTLWPATTIATAAVANILGGEQLMAVSRTPAIYADAAYEILTSPSRELTGRSLIVEDVLREAGITDLSGYAAVPGTPDEALFRDIFLD from the coding sequence ATGAGCACCGAACGTACGCTGCAGGGCCGGACCCTTCTGATCTCGGGCGGCAGCCGTGGCATCGGGCTGGCGATCGCGCTGCGCGCCGCGGCGGACGGCGCGAACATCACCCTGCTGGCGAAGACCGACGTGCCCCACCCCCGTCTGGAGGGCACGATCCACACCGCTGCGGATGCGATCCGGGCCGCGGGCGGGCAGGCGTTGGCCGTCGTCGGCGACGTGCGGGAGGACGCGGACATCGAACGCGCCGTCGCCGAGACGCGCTCGACGTTCGGCGGCATCGACGCCGTCGTGAACAACGCGAGCGTCATCGATCTGTCGCCGTCGGCCACGCTCACGGCGAAGAAGTACGACCTGATGGCCGACGTCAATGTCCGGGGCACGTTCATGCTGTCGCGGGCGGCGATTCCGGCGCTGCGTCAGTCACCCAATCCGCACATCCTGTCGTTGTCTCCCCCGCTGAACCTGTCGCCGAAATGGCTCGGAGCCCACACCGGCTACACGCTGGCCAAGTACGGCATGACGATGGCGACGCTGGGCATGGCCGCGGAGTTCGCGAGGGACGGGATCGCGGCCAACACGCTGTGGCCCGCGACGACCATCGCCACCGCGGCCGTCGCGAACATTCTCGGCGGGGAGCAGTTGATGGCGGTGTCGCGCACGCCGGCCATCTACGCGGACGCGGCCTACGAGATCCTGACGAGCCCGTCGCGAGAGCTGACGGGCCGGTCTCTGATCGTCGAGGACGTGCTGCGGGAGGCGGGGATCACGGACCTGTCAGGCTACGCGGCGGTGCCGGGTACGCCGGACGAGGCGCTGTTCCGGGACATCTTCCTGGACTGA
- a CDS encoding LpxL/LpxP family acyltransferase: MDRRGRLPRRAGDLIARALSWPLALLPLPGVRAWQGSVEAATGERPRPGTRRLLLENWLRNTLWSLSLAHWTDDEILAVASITDEEVDRLRESLAGPGLVLALPHMGSWDFAGAWCATVGIKVVSVAERLPDGLYERFRDARAGMGMDIHPVDLPGLLGVLTDDVRAGRLVCLLSDRDLSSRGWASRGLAPTPRSGCRPAPRSWRGVPARTCAWPRPGSRADGSASGSPNASTVTRRGNSWPAPSPCSPITSPRPPGAG, translated from the coding sequence GTGGACCGTCGGGGGCGGCTGCCGCGGCGTGCCGGCGACCTGATCGCACGCGCGCTCTCCTGGCCGCTGGCCCTGCTGCCGCTACCCGGCGTGCGTGCCTGGCAGGGGAGTGTCGAGGCGGCCACCGGGGAGCGTCCCCGGCCGGGCACGCGGCGGCTCCTGCTGGAGAACTGGCTCCGCAACACCCTGTGGTCGCTCAGCCTGGCCCACTGGACCGACGACGAGATCCTCGCCGTCGCCAGCATCACCGACGAAGAGGTGGACCGGCTCCGGGAGTCGCTGGCCGGTCCCGGCCTCGTCCTGGCGCTGCCGCACATGGGTTCGTGGGACTTCGCCGGCGCGTGGTGCGCGACCGTCGGCATCAAGGTCGTCTCGGTGGCAGAGCGGCTTCCCGACGGACTGTACGAGCGGTTCCGGGATGCTCGGGCCGGCATGGGCATGGACATCCATCCCGTCGACCTGCCCGGGCTGCTGGGGGTGCTGACCGACGACGTCCGGGCCGGGCGGCTCGTCTGCCTGCTGAGCGACCGTGACCTCAGCAGCAGGGGGTGGGCGTCCCGTGGCCTGGCACCGACGCCGAGGTCGGGGTGCCGGCCGGCCCCGCGCTCCTGGCGCGGCGTACCGGCGCGGACCTGCGCGTGGCCTCGACCCGGTTCGAGGGCGGACGGCTCCGCATCCGGGTCTCCGAACGCATCGACGGTGACTCGGCGCGGGAACTCATGGCCGGCGCCGTCGCCGTGTTCGCCGATCACATCGCCGAGGCCCCCGGGAGCTGGCTGA
- a CDS encoding M48 family metalloprotease, which yields MSKRSVAPGLVLWLFPLVIVAVVGSLLAGIAVLAISMNSATFGVRIALWVVAPLLIAVWVAARQARRFRPEPTEGIEVHPAEHPALWAEVSELAARAETAAPDRVVIVPEVNASVAEAAGHRELTIGLPLLATMTVGELRSVLAHELGHFSGGDTAYAARNMRRLVFLHAVRARAGVLMRWFFTLYARLFAVAAAPDARRAEARADELSLLAAGPTAAADSFRTLYRATIAWSVLEREYVSLFQPAGHRASLSVGLSELLAANAEAIAAAADEAIATETTSFEDTHPPTRDRIARMEAARGTVSDHR from the coding sequence GTGAGCAAGCGCAGCGTTGCGCCGGGCCTCGTGCTCTGGCTGTTCCCCCTCGTCATCGTGGCCGTCGTCGGCTCTCTGCTCGCCGGGATCGCAGTCCTGGCGATCTCCATGAACAGCGCCACATTCGGCGTGCGGATCGCGCTCTGGGTGGTCGCTCCCCTGCTGATCGCGGTCTGGGTGGCAGCCAGGCAAGCCCGTAGGTTCCGGCCCGAACCCACAGAGGGCATCGAGGTGCACCCCGCCGAGCATCCCGCGCTGTGGGCAGAGGTCAGCGAGCTCGCAGCACGCGCCGAGACGGCCGCCCCCGACCGCGTCGTGATCGTGCCGGAGGTCAACGCATCGGTCGCGGAGGCCGCTGGGCACCGGGAGCTGACCATCGGGCTACCGCTGCTGGCCACGATGACGGTCGGAGAACTGCGCAGCGTCCTGGCTCATGAGTTGGGCCACTTCTCTGGCGGTGACACCGCCTACGCGGCGAGAAACATGCGGCGGCTCGTGTTCCTGCATGCCGTCCGCGCCAGGGCCGGCGTGTTGATGCGCTGGTTCTTCACTCTCTACGCGCGGCTGTTCGCGGTGGCTGCCGCGCCGGACGCCAGGCGGGCCGAGGCGAGGGCCGACGAGCTGTCGCTGCTCGCGGCAGGACCGACGGCGGCCGCAGACTCATTCCGCACGCTGTACCGCGCCACGATCGCCTGGAGCGTCCTCGAGCGCGAGTATGTCTCTCTGTTCCAGCCAGCGGGCCATCGCGCGTCCCTCAGTGTGGGGCTCAGCGAACTGCTCGCGGCCAATGCCGAGGCGATCGCAGCCGCCGCGGACGAGGCGATCGCGACGGAGACCACCTCCTTCGAAGACACGCACCCTCCGACGCGCGACCGGATCGCCCGGATGGAGGCTGCCCGGGGCACGGTCAGCGACCACCGGTGA